From a single Ovis aries strain OAR_USU_Benz2616 breed Rambouillet chromosome 23, ARS-UI_Ramb_v3.0, whole genome shotgun sequence genomic region:
- the AQP4 gene encoding aquaporin-4 isoform X1 has translation MVAFKGVWTQTFWKAVTAEFLAMLIFVLLSLGSTINWGGAEKPLPVDMVLISLCFGLSIATMVQCFGHISGGHINPAVTVAMVCTRRISIAKAVFYIAAQCLGAIIGAGILYLVTPPSVVGGLGVTTVHRNLSAGHGLLVELIITFQLVFTIFASCDSKRTDVTGSIALAIGISVAIGHLFAINYTGASMNPARSFGPAVIMGNWENHWIYWVGPIIGAVLAGGLYEYVFCPDVELKRRFKEAFSKAAQQTKGSYMEVEDNRSQVETDDLILKPGVVHVIDIDRGEEKKGKDPSGEVLSSV, from the exons ATGGTGGCCTTCAAAGGGGTCTGGACACAAACTTTCTGGAAGGCAGTCACCGCAGAATTTCTGGCCATGCTTATTTTTGTCCTGCTCAGCCTGGGATCCACCATCAACTGGGGTGGAGCAGAAAAGCCATTACCTGTCGACATGGTTCTCATCTCCCTCTGCTTTGGACTCAGCATCGCGACGATGGTGCAGTGCTTTGGCCACATCAGTGGTGGCCACATCAACCCCGCTGTGACGGTGGCCATGGTGTGCACCAGGAGGATTAGCATCGCCAAGGCTGTCTTCTACATTGCAGCTCAGTGCCTGGGCGCCATCATTGGAGCCGGAATTCTCTACCTGGTCACGCCTCCCAGTGTGGTGGGGGGCCTCGGAGTCACCACG GTTCACAGAAATCTTAGCGCTGGACACGGCCTCCTGGTGGAGTTGATAATCACATTTCAGTTGGTGTTTACTATTTTTGCCAGCTGTGATTCCAAACGGACTGATGTCACCGGTTCCATAGCTTTAGCCATTGGGATCTCTGTTGCAATTGGACATTTATTTGCC ATCAATTACACTGGTGCCAGCATGAACCCCGCCCGATCCTTTGGACCTGCAGTTATCATGGGAAATTGGGAGAACCACTGG ATATATTGGGTTGGACCAATCATAGGAGCTGTCCTTGCTGGTGGCCTTTATGAGTATGTCTTCTGTCCAGATGTTGAACTCAAACGTCGATTTAAAGAAGCCTTCAGCAAAGCTGCCCAGCAAACAAAAGGGAGCTACATGGAGGTGGAGGACAATAGGAGTCAGGTGGAGACCGACGACTTGATTCTAAAACCCGGAGTGGTGCACGTGATCGACATTGACCGGGgtgaggagaagaaagggaaagacccATCTGGAGAGGTGTTGTCTTCAGTATGA
- the AQP4 gene encoding aquaporin-4 encodes MSDRPAARRWGKCGPLCTRESIMVAFKGVWTQTFWKAVTAEFLAMLIFVLLSLGSTINWGGAEKPLPVDMVLISLCFGLSIATMVQCFGHISGGHINPAVTVAMVCTRRISIAKAVFYIAAQCLGAIIGAGILYLVTPPSVVGGLGVTTVHRNLSAGHGLLVELIITFQLVFTIFASCDSKRTDVTGSIALAIGISVAIGHLFAINYTGASMNPARSFGPAVIMGNWENHWIYWVGPIIGAVLAGGLYEYVFCPDVELKRRFKEAFSKAAQQTKGSYMEVEDNRSQVETDDLILKPGVVHVIDIDRGEEKKGKDPSGEVLSSV; translated from the exons ATGAGTGACAGACCCGCAGCGAGGCGGTGGGG taagtGTGGACCTTTGTGTACAAGAGAAAGTATCATGGTGGCCTTCAAAGGGGTCTGGACACAAACTTTCTGGAAGGCAGTCACCGCAGAATTTCTGGCCATGCTTATTTTTGTCCTGCTCAGCCTGGGATCCACCATCAACTGGGGTGGAGCAGAAAAGCCATTACCTGTCGACATGGTTCTCATCTCCCTCTGCTTTGGACTCAGCATCGCGACGATGGTGCAGTGCTTTGGCCACATCAGTGGTGGCCACATCAACCCCGCTGTGACGGTGGCCATGGTGTGCACCAGGAGGATTAGCATCGCCAAGGCTGTCTTCTACATTGCAGCTCAGTGCCTGGGCGCCATCATTGGAGCCGGAATTCTCTACCTGGTCACGCCTCCCAGTGTGGTGGGGGGCCTCGGAGTCACCACG GTTCACAGAAATCTTAGCGCTGGACACGGCCTCCTGGTGGAGTTGATAATCACATTTCAGTTGGTGTTTACTATTTTTGCCAGCTGTGATTCCAAACGGACTGATGTCACCGGTTCCATAGCTTTAGCCATTGGGATCTCTGTTGCAATTGGACATTTATTTGCC ATCAATTACACTGGTGCCAGCATGAACCCCGCCCGATCCTTTGGACCTGCAGTTATCATGGGAAATTGGGAGAACCACTGG ATATATTGGGTTGGACCAATCATAGGAGCTGTCCTTGCTGGTGGCCTTTATGAGTATGTCTTCTGTCCAGATGTTGAACTCAAACGTCGATTTAAAGAAGCCTTCAGCAAAGCTGCCCAGCAAACAAAAGGGAGCTACATGGAGGTGGAGGACAATAGGAGTCAGGTGGAGACCGACGACTTGATTCTAAAACCCGGAGTGGTGCACGTGATCGACATTGACCGGGgtgaggagaagaaagggaaagacccATCTGGAGAGGTGTTGTCTTCAGTATGA